In Haliaeetus albicilla chromosome 2, bHalAlb1.1, whole genome shotgun sequence, a single genomic region encodes these proteins:
- the LOC104313492 gene encoding opsin-5-like → MMGNVSNALVFISTLSEREDLIFGTLYLVFGIVSLSGNSLLLLVAYRKRSMLKPAEFFIVNLAISDLSMTVTLFPLATSSFFAHRWLFNQAVCTLYAFCGVLFGLCSLTSLTVLSTVCCLKVCYPAYGNKFSPCHAGVLLLCVWAYALMFATAPLAEWGSYGPEPYGTACCITWKASSREATLYILALFIFCYLLPCLLILVSYSLILWTVRVSRRAVRQHTSPQRRARSVHSLIVKLSIAVCLGFLAAWTPYAVVALWAVLGDASQVPALAFVLSAVFAKSSTLYNPLVYLLFKPNFQKFLSKDMMLLQAIRTLLCCGCPSAALQPFPSAGFSGHPGACRNCNDTFECFSNYPKCYKLPQVPGSSPQHGPLAILADGAACQPGLKRTVQMMALVTRKRSDLGAVNVAGEALPSDIMKDLL, encoded by the exons ATG atgGGAAATGTGTCCAACGCCTTGGTGTTCATCTCCACCTTATCGGAGAGAGAAGACCTGATTTTTGGCACACTTTATTTAGTCTTTG GCATTGTGTCCCTCTCTGGGAACTCGCTGCTCCTGCTGGTGGCCTATCGTAAGAGGTCAATGCTGAAGCCTGCCGAGTTCTTCATCGTCAACCTGGCCATCAGTGACCTGAGTATGACGGTGACACTCTTTCCCTTGGCCACCTCATCCTTCTTTGCACACAG GTGGCTGTTCAACCAGGCGGTGTGCACTCTCTACGCCTTCTGCGGGGTCTTGTTTGGGCTGTGCAGCCTCACCAGCCTGACGGTGCTCAGCACGGTTTGCTGCCTGAAGGTCTGCTACCCAGCATATG GCAACAAGTTCTCGCCCTGCCACGCCggagtgctgctgctgtgcgTCTGGGCATACGCCCTGATGTTTGCCACGGCCCCCTTGGCCGAGTGGGGCAGCTACGGCCCCGAGCCCTATGGGACAGCTTGCTGCATCACGTGGAAAGCCTCGAGCAGGGAGGCTACGCTCTACATCCTCGCCCTCTTCATCTTCTGCTACCTTCTCCCCTGCCTCCTCATCCTCGTCTCCTACTCACTGATCCTCTGGACGGTGCGGGTGTCCCGGAGAGCCGTCAGGCAGCACACGTCCCCCCAGCGCAGAGCCCGCAGCGTGCACAGCCTCATCGTGAAG ctGAGCATTGCCGTGTGCCTGGGGTTTCTGGCTGCCTGGACCCCTTACGCCGTCGTTGCCCTGTGGGCAGTCCTTGGCGATGCCAGCCAGGTGCCGGCGCTGGCCTTTGTGCTGTCAGCCGTCTTTGCCAAGTCCTCGACGCTCTACAACCCCCTGGTGTACCTGCTCTTCAAGCCCAACTTCCAGAAGTTCCTCTCCAAGGACATGATGCTCCTCCAGGCCATCCGCACCCTCCTCTGCTGCGGGTGCCCGAGTGCCGCGCTCCAGCCCTTCCCATCCGCGGGCTTCAGTGGCCACCCTGGGGCTTGCAGAAACTGCAACGACACTTTTGAGTGTTTCAGTAACTACCCCAAGTGCTACAAACTCCCCCAGGTGCCTGGCAGCTCGCCCCAGCACGGTCCCCTGGCTATCCTGGCTGATGGAGCTGCTTGCCAGCCGGGACTGAAGAGGACGGTGCAGATGATGGCGCTTGTCACACGGAAGAGGTCAGACCTGGGTGCTGTGAACGTGGCAGGGGAAGCCCTGCCGTCAGATATCATGAAAGACCTTCTCTGA